The following proteins are encoded in a genomic region of Brachypodium distachyon strain Bd21 chromosome 1, Brachypodium_distachyon_v3.0, whole genome shotgun sequence:
- the LOC104581894 gene encoding fasciclin-like arabinogalactan protein 8 has product MAGERPVVAPGVVVLLLCCLAAPMVRGGGGGGGVQHNITSFLNGHPEYKLYNKYLTETRVCDEINARAAVTCLVLNDGAMATLVADAGESSLAGIKAALRLHSLLDYWDTKKLRSLTTTNLTDTFFQAAGDAMGTVKIAKLDSGDFGFASANKGAKFDATLVKAVKQTPYDFAVLEISAPIEFDGLFDVPDAANLTRLLEKAGCKRFAALVAGNPGVLKAYQAAMATGLTLFAPNDDAFVAKAGTPDVGKMEKDDLVRLLMYHAVPAYEPKPSLKLVKAGARPLRTLASTAAGEYNVTVVARGDDVSLDTGVRKSRVAATVLDEVPLCVLTVDSLLMPVELFADAPMPAPAPAPAMAPADAPLGSSSSSPPAPPPADAPSEVADHKAKHVKSTAAALRSIGAVAVALCSVVFASLL; this is encoded by the coding sequence ATGGCGGGCGAGCGGCCGGTCGTCGCTCCTGGCGTAGTAGTGCTGCTCTTGTGTTGCCTGGCGGCGCCAAtggtgcgcggcggcggcggcggcggcggggttcAGCACAACATCACGTCGTTCCTGAACGGGCACCCGGAGTACAAGCTGTACAACAAGTACCTGACGGAGACCCGGGTGTGCGACGAGATCAACGCGCGGGCGGCCGTGACGTGCCTCGTCCTCAacgacggcgccatggccacgctggtcgccgacgccggcgagtCGTCCCTGGCCGGCATCAAGGCGGCGCTGCGGCTCCACTCGCTGCTCGACTACTGGGACACCAAGAAGCTCCGTTCCCTGACGACCACCAACCTCACCGACACCTTCTTCCAGGCCGCCGGGGACGCCATGGGCACCGTCAAGATCGCCAAGCTGGACAGCGGCGACTTCGGGTTCGCGTCCGCCAACAAGGGAGCCAAGTTCGACGCCACGCTCGTGAAAGCCGTGAAGCAGACGCCGTACGACTTTGCCGTGCTGGAGATCTCGGCGCCCATCGAGTTCGACGGGCTCTTCGACGTGCCGGACGCCGCGAACTTGACCAGGCTGCTAGAGAAGGCCGGGTGCAAGCGGTTCGCGGCGCTCGTGGCGGGGAACCCCGGCGTGCTCAAGGCGTACcaggcggccatggccactGGGCTCACGCTGTTCGCGCCCAACGACGACGCGTTCGTGGCCAAGGCGGGAACGCCGGACGTGGGGAAGATGGAGAAGGATGACCTCGTGCGGCTGCTGATGTACCACGCGGTGCCGGCGTACGAGCCCAAGCCGTCGCTGAAGCTGGTCAAGGCCGGGGCAAGGCCGCTGCGCACGCTGGCGTCCACGGCGGCCGGGGAGTACAATGTCACCGTGGTGGCGCGTGGCGATGACGTGTCGCTGGACACGGGCGTCAGGAAGTCCAGGGTGGCGGCCACGGTGTTGGACGAGGTGCCGTTGTGCGTGCTCACGGTGGACAGTTTGCTGATGCCCGTGGAGCTCTTTGCTGACGCGCcgatgccggcgccggcccccgcgccggccatggcgcccgCGGATGCGCCGctgggctcttcttcttcttcgcctccggcgccgccgcctgccgacGCGCCGTCGGAGGTTGCGGACCACAAGGCCAAGCACGTCAAGTCGACTGCAGCAGCATTGCGCTCGATCGGCGCGGTCGCCGTGGCCTTGTGTTCTGTCGTGTTCGCGTCTCTGCTGTGA
- the LOC100833971 gene encoding K(+) efflux antiporter 5 isoform X2, giving the protein MAHGGSSSSPPSRRRFTAAVFAVAVALALAPQLRPAAGRPDKETREKFYGRLVTNGTHNASAEDSIADMFGRVLEKEFSDSDTNETPDKNSFNNSISDHQAVLETVAVITHDRKNDSQLANSSRPFQIGDMFGGQNENSDETETVIDKEDNVFVMSNRKTKYPTLQLDLRLIKDLVVIIVSATGGGIIFSCLGQPVIVGYLLAGSLIGPGGLNLISEMVQVETFAQFGVVFLLFALGLEFSLPKLKAVGPVAVVGGLLQIALFMFLCGLTAVLCGAKTSEGVFVGTFLSMSSTAVVSKFLVEKGSTNALHGQVTIGTLILQDCAVGLLFALIPVLGGSSSLFGGMMSIGKLLLVLSIFVTVAYMMTWSFVPRFLKLMIQLSSQTNELYQLAAVAFCLLLAWCSDYLGLSLELGSFLAGVMISTTDFAHHTLEQVEAIRNLFAALFLASIGMLIHFKFLWNHVDILLAAVILVIIVKSLVITVVIKAFGYNIRTAFVVGLSLAQIGEFAFVLLSRASHLHLIGGKMYLLLLGTTALSLVTTPLIFKLIPVVMQLGILMRWFPSESNVHNEVFKGPSMSPQFHDQDILNETKKK; this is encoded by the exons ATGGCGCAtgggggctcctcctcctccccgccgtccCGCCGGCGCTTCAcggccgccgtcttcgcggTCGCCGTGGCGCTCGCCCTCGCGCCGCAGCTGCGGCCCGCCGCGGGGAGGCCCGACAAGGAGACGCGGGAGAAGTTCTACGGAAGGCTCGTCACCAATGGCACCCACAACGCCTCCGCGGAGGACAGCATCGCCGACATGTTCGGCCGCGTGCTCGAGAAGGAGTTCTCCGACAGCGACACCAACGAGA CACCGGACAAGAATAGCTTCAACAACAGCATCTCAGATCATCAA GCTGTTCTGGAGACTGTAGCTGTTATTACACACGACAGGAAAAATGATTCGCAGCTGGCAAA TTCCTCAAGGCCTTTCCAAATAGGTGATATGTTTGGGGGTCAGAATGAGAATTCTGATGAAACTGAAACTGTGATAGATAAAGAG GATAATGTTTTTGTGATGTCCAATCGTAAAACAAAGTATCCAACACTTCAATTAGATTTAAG ATTGATTAAAGATCTGGTGGTTATAATTGTTTCAGCTACTGGTGGCGGTATCATATTCTCTTGTTTGGGCCAGCCA GTTATTGTTGGCTATCTACTTGCTGGTTCTCTTATTGGACCTGGAGGCTTAAACTTGATCAGTGAAATGGTGCAG GTGGAGACCTTTGCACAGTTTGGTGTGGTGTTTCTTCTTTTCGCTCTTGGCCTTGAGTTTTCATTGCCAAAG TTGAAAGCGGTTGGGCCTGTTGCTGTCGTTGGTGGTCTACTTCAGATTGCTCTGTTTATGTTCTTGTGTGGTCTAACTGCTGTG TTGTGCGGTGCTAAAACATctgagggagtatttgttgGCACTTTCCTGTCAATGTCATCTACTGCAGTG GTTTCCAAGTTTCTAGTGGAAAAGGGTAGCACAAATGCACTCCATGGTCAAGTTACAATTGGTACCCTTATCCTTCAG GATTGTGCAGTTGGCCTACTTTTTGCTCTCATTCCAGTTCTTGGTGGTTCTAGTAGCTTATTTGGAGGAATGATGTCAATTGGGAAACT GTTGCTTGTACTATCCATATTTGTAACTGTTGCATATATGATGACTTGGTCATTTGTGCCTCGATTCCTAAAACTGATGATTCAGTTATCATCACAG ACAAATGAACTCTATCAGTTGGCTGCAGTTGCCTTTTGCTTGCTGCTAGCCTGG TGCAGTGATTATCTTGGATTGAGTCTTGAACTGGGCTCATTTCTTGCTGGTGTTATGATATCCACCACGGATTTTGCTCATCATACTTTGGAGCAG GTGGAAGCAATCCGTAACTTATTTGCAGCACTCTTCCTCGCAAGCATTGGCATGCTCATACATTTCAAGTTCTTGTGGAATCATGTTGATATATTACTTGCAGCTGTTATACTGGTTATAATAGTTAAGAGTTTAGTCATAACAGTTGTCATAAAAGCATTTGGATACAACATCAGAACAGCTTTCGTT GTTGGCCTATCGTTAGCTCAGATTGGAGAGTTTGCTTTTGTTCTTCTGAGCCGTGCTTCACATCTTCATCTTATTGGG GGGAAAATGTATCTGTTATTACTGGGAACAACTGCTCTTAGCTTG GTAACAACACCCCTCATTTTCAAGCTAATTCCTGTGGTAATGCAACTTGGCATCCTTATGCGTTGGTTCCCCTCAGAAAGTAATGTGCATAATGAG GTGTTCAAAGGGCCAAGCATGTCTCCCCAGTTTCATGACCAAGATATACTGAATGAAACAAA GAAAAAGTAA
- the LOC100833971 gene encoding K(+) efflux antiporter 5 isoform X1: MAHGGSSSSPPSRRRFTAAVFAVAVALALAPQLRPAAGRPDKETREKFYGRLVTNGTHNASAEDSIADMFGRVLEKEFSDSDTNETPDKNSFNNSISDHQAVLETVAVITHDRKNDSQLANSSRPFQIGDMFGGQNENSDETETVIDKEDNVFVMSNRKTKYPTLQLDLRLIKDLVVIIVSATGGGIIFSCLGQPVIVGYLLAGSLIGPGGLNLISEMVQVETFAQFGVVFLLFALGLEFSLPKLKAVGPVAVVGGLLQIALFMFLCGLTAVLCGAKTSEGVFVGTFLSMSSTAVVSKFLVEKGSTNALHGQVTIGTLILQDCAVGLLFALIPVLGGSSSLFGGMMSIGKLLLVLSIFVTVAYMMTWSFVPRFLKLMIQLSSQTNELYQLAAVAFCLLLAWCSDYLGLSLELGSFLAGVMISTTDFAHHTLEQVEAIRNLFAALFLASIGMLIHFKFLWNHVDILLAAVILVIIVKSLVITVVIKAFGYNIRTAFVVGLSLAQIGEFAFVLLSRASHLHLIGGKMYLLLLGTTALSLVTTPLIFKLIPVVMQLGILMRWFPSESNVHNEVFKGPSMSPQFHDQDILNETNCLYRKK, translated from the exons ATGGCGCAtgggggctcctcctcctccccgccgtccCGCCGGCGCTTCAcggccgccgtcttcgcggTCGCCGTGGCGCTCGCCCTCGCGCCGCAGCTGCGGCCCGCCGCGGGGAGGCCCGACAAGGAGACGCGGGAGAAGTTCTACGGAAGGCTCGTCACCAATGGCACCCACAACGCCTCCGCGGAGGACAGCATCGCCGACATGTTCGGCCGCGTGCTCGAGAAGGAGTTCTCCGACAGCGACACCAACGAGA CACCGGACAAGAATAGCTTCAACAACAGCATCTCAGATCATCAA GCTGTTCTGGAGACTGTAGCTGTTATTACACACGACAGGAAAAATGATTCGCAGCTGGCAAA TTCCTCAAGGCCTTTCCAAATAGGTGATATGTTTGGGGGTCAGAATGAGAATTCTGATGAAACTGAAACTGTGATAGATAAAGAG GATAATGTTTTTGTGATGTCCAATCGTAAAACAAAGTATCCAACACTTCAATTAGATTTAAG ATTGATTAAAGATCTGGTGGTTATAATTGTTTCAGCTACTGGTGGCGGTATCATATTCTCTTGTTTGGGCCAGCCA GTTATTGTTGGCTATCTACTTGCTGGTTCTCTTATTGGACCTGGAGGCTTAAACTTGATCAGTGAAATGGTGCAG GTGGAGACCTTTGCACAGTTTGGTGTGGTGTTTCTTCTTTTCGCTCTTGGCCTTGAGTTTTCATTGCCAAAG TTGAAAGCGGTTGGGCCTGTTGCTGTCGTTGGTGGTCTACTTCAGATTGCTCTGTTTATGTTCTTGTGTGGTCTAACTGCTGTG TTGTGCGGTGCTAAAACATctgagggagtatttgttgGCACTTTCCTGTCAATGTCATCTACTGCAGTG GTTTCCAAGTTTCTAGTGGAAAAGGGTAGCACAAATGCACTCCATGGTCAAGTTACAATTGGTACCCTTATCCTTCAG GATTGTGCAGTTGGCCTACTTTTTGCTCTCATTCCAGTTCTTGGTGGTTCTAGTAGCTTATTTGGAGGAATGATGTCAATTGGGAAACT GTTGCTTGTACTATCCATATTTGTAACTGTTGCATATATGATGACTTGGTCATTTGTGCCTCGATTCCTAAAACTGATGATTCAGTTATCATCACAG ACAAATGAACTCTATCAGTTGGCTGCAGTTGCCTTTTGCTTGCTGCTAGCCTGG TGCAGTGATTATCTTGGATTGAGTCTTGAACTGGGCTCATTTCTTGCTGGTGTTATGATATCCACCACGGATTTTGCTCATCATACTTTGGAGCAG GTGGAAGCAATCCGTAACTTATTTGCAGCACTCTTCCTCGCAAGCATTGGCATGCTCATACATTTCAAGTTCTTGTGGAATCATGTTGATATATTACTTGCAGCTGTTATACTGGTTATAATAGTTAAGAGTTTAGTCATAACAGTTGTCATAAAAGCATTTGGATACAACATCAGAACAGCTTTCGTT GTTGGCCTATCGTTAGCTCAGATTGGAGAGTTTGCTTTTGTTCTTCTGAGCCGTGCTTCACATCTTCATCTTATTGGG GGGAAAATGTATCTGTTATTACTGGGAACAACTGCTCTTAGCTTG GTAACAACACCCCTCATTTTCAAGCTAATTCCTGTGGTAATGCAACTTGGCATCCTTATGCGTTGGTTCCCCTCAGAAAGTAATGTGCATAATGAG GTGTTCAAAGGGCCAAGCATGTCTCCCCAGTTTCATGACCAAGATATACTGAATGAAACAAA CTGCCTTTACAGGAAAAAGTAA
- the LOC100833971 gene encoding K(+) efflux antiporter 5 isoform X3, whose amino-acid sequence MAHGGSSSSPPSRRRFTAAVFAVAVALALAPQLRPAAGRPDKETREKFYGRLVTNGTHNASAEDSIADMFGRVLEKEFSDSDTNETPDKNSFNNSISDHQAVLETVAVITHDRKNDSQLANSSRPFQIGDMFGGQNENSDETETVIDKEDNVFVMSNRKTKYPTLQLDLRLIKDLVVIIVSATGGGIIFSCLGQPVIVGYLLAGSLIGPGGLNLISEMVQVETFAQFGVVFLLFALGLEFSLPKLKAVGPVAVVGGLLQIALFMFLCGLTAVLCGAKTSEGVFVGTFLSMSSTAVVSKFLVEKGSTNALHGQVTIGTLILQDCAVGLLFALIPVLGGSSSLFGGMMSIGKLLLVLSIFVTVAYMMTWSFVPRFLKLMIQLSSQTNELYQLAAVAFCLLLAWCSDYLGLSLELGSFLAGVMISTTDFAHHTLEQVEAIRNLFAALFLASIGMLIHFKFLWNHVDILLAAVILVIIVKSLVITVVIKAFGYNIRTAFVVGLSLAQIGEFAFVLLSRASHLHLIGGKMYLLLLGTTALSLVTTPLIFKLIPVVMQLGILMRWFPSESNVHNELPLQEKVTMLEVHNRTL is encoded by the exons ATGGCGCAtgggggctcctcctcctccccgccgtccCGCCGGCGCTTCAcggccgccgtcttcgcggTCGCCGTGGCGCTCGCCCTCGCGCCGCAGCTGCGGCCCGCCGCGGGGAGGCCCGACAAGGAGACGCGGGAGAAGTTCTACGGAAGGCTCGTCACCAATGGCACCCACAACGCCTCCGCGGAGGACAGCATCGCCGACATGTTCGGCCGCGTGCTCGAGAAGGAGTTCTCCGACAGCGACACCAACGAGA CACCGGACAAGAATAGCTTCAACAACAGCATCTCAGATCATCAA GCTGTTCTGGAGACTGTAGCTGTTATTACACACGACAGGAAAAATGATTCGCAGCTGGCAAA TTCCTCAAGGCCTTTCCAAATAGGTGATATGTTTGGGGGTCAGAATGAGAATTCTGATGAAACTGAAACTGTGATAGATAAAGAG GATAATGTTTTTGTGATGTCCAATCGTAAAACAAAGTATCCAACACTTCAATTAGATTTAAG ATTGATTAAAGATCTGGTGGTTATAATTGTTTCAGCTACTGGTGGCGGTATCATATTCTCTTGTTTGGGCCAGCCA GTTATTGTTGGCTATCTACTTGCTGGTTCTCTTATTGGACCTGGAGGCTTAAACTTGATCAGTGAAATGGTGCAG GTGGAGACCTTTGCACAGTTTGGTGTGGTGTTTCTTCTTTTCGCTCTTGGCCTTGAGTTTTCATTGCCAAAG TTGAAAGCGGTTGGGCCTGTTGCTGTCGTTGGTGGTCTACTTCAGATTGCTCTGTTTATGTTCTTGTGTGGTCTAACTGCTGTG TTGTGCGGTGCTAAAACATctgagggagtatttgttgGCACTTTCCTGTCAATGTCATCTACTGCAGTG GTTTCCAAGTTTCTAGTGGAAAAGGGTAGCACAAATGCACTCCATGGTCAAGTTACAATTGGTACCCTTATCCTTCAG GATTGTGCAGTTGGCCTACTTTTTGCTCTCATTCCAGTTCTTGGTGGTTCTAGTAGCTTATTTGGAGGAATGATGTCAATTGGGAAACT GTTGCTTGTACTATCCATATTTGTAACTGTTGCATATATGATGACTTGGTCATTTGTGCCTCGATTCCTAAAACTGATGATTCAGTTATCATCACAG ACAAATGAACTCTATCAGTTGGCTGCAGTTGCCTTTTGCTTGCTGCTAGCCTGG TGCAGTGATTATCTTGGATTGAGTCTTGAACTGGGCTCATTTCTTGCTGGTGTTATGATATCCACCACGGATTTTGCTCATCATACTTTGGAGCAG GTGGAAGCAATCCGTAACTTATTTGCAGCACTCTTCCTCGCAAGCATTGGCATGCTCATACATTTCAAGTTCTTGTGGAATCATGTTGATATATTACTTGCAGCTGTTATACTGGTTATAATAGTTAAGAGTTTAGTCATAACAGTTGTCATAAAAGCATTTGGATACAACATCAGAACAGCTTTCGTT GTTGGCCTATCGTTAGCTCAGATTGGAGAGTTTGCTTTTGTTCTTCTGAGCCGTGCTTCACATCTTCATCTTATTGGG GGGAAAATGTATCTGTTATTACTGGGAACAACTGCTCTTAGCTTG GTAACAACACCCCTCATTTTCAAGCTAATTCCTGTGGTAATGCAACTTGGCATCCTTATGCGTTGGTTCCCCTCAGAAAGTAATGTGCATAATGAG CTGCCTTTACAGGAAAAAGTAACTATGCTTGAAGTTCACAACAGAACGCTCTAA
- the LOC100833971 gene encoding K(+) efflux antiporter 5 isoform X4: MAHGGSSSSPPSRRRFTAAVFAVAVALALAPQLRPAAGRPDKETREKFYGRLVTNGTHNASAEDSIADMFGRVLEKEFSDSDTNETPDKNSFNNSISDHQAVLETVAVITHDRKNDSQLANSSRPFQIGDMFGGQNENSDETETVIDKEDNVFVMSNRKTKYPTLQLDLRLIKDLVVIIVSATGGGIIFSCLGQPVIVGYLLAGSLIGPGGLNLISEMVQVETFAQFGVVFLLFALGLEFSLPKLKAVGPVAVVGGLLQIALFMFLCGLTAVLCGAKTSEGVFVGTFLSMSSTAVVSKFLVEKGSTNALHGQVTIGTLILQDCAVGLLFALIPVLGGSSSLFGGMMSIGKLLLVLSIFVTVAYMMTWSFVPRFLKLMIQLSSQTNELYQLAAVAFCLLLAWCSDYLGLSLELGSFLAGVMISTTDFAHHTLEQVEAIRNLFAALFLASIGMLIHFKFLWNHVDILLAAVILVIIVKSLVITVVIKAFGYNIRTAFVVGLSLAQIGEFAFVLLSRASHLHLIGGKMYLLLLGTTALSLVTTPLIFKLIPVVMQLGILMRWFPSESNVHNEEKVTMLEVHNRTL, encoded by the exons ATGGCGCAtgggggctcctcctcctccccgccgtccCGCCGGCGCTTCAcggccgccgtcttcgcggTCGCCGTGGCGCTCGCCCTCGCGCCGCAGCTGCGGCCCGCCGCGGGGAGGCCCGACAAGGAGACGCGGGAGAAGTTCTACGGAAGGCTCGTCACCAATGGCACCCACAACGCCTCCGCGGAGGACAGCATCGCCGACATGTTCGGCCGCGTGCTCGAGAAGGAGTTCTCCGACAGCGACACCAACGAGA CACCGGACAAGAATAGCTTCAACAACAGCATCTCAGATCATCAA GCTGTTCTGGAGACTGTAGCTGTTATTACACACGACAGGAAAAATGATTCGCAGCTGGCAAA TTCCTCAAGGCCTTTCCAAATAGGTGATATGTTTGGGGGTCAGAATGAGAATTCTGATGAAACTGAAACTGTGATAGATAAAGAG GATAATGTTTTTGTGATGTCCAATCGTAAAACAAAGTATCCAACACTTCAATTAGATTTAAG ATTGATTAAAGATCTGGTGGTTATAATTGTTTCAGCTACTGGTGGCGGTATCATATTCTCTTGTTTGGGCCAGCCA GTTATTGTTGGCTATCTACTTGCTGGTTCTCTTATTGGACCTGGAGGCTTAAACTTGATCAGTGAAATGGTGCAG GTGGAGACCTTTGCACAGTTTGGTGTGGTGTTTCTTCTTTTCGCTCTTGGCCTTGAGTTTTCATTGCCAAAG TTGAAAGCGGTTGGGCCTGTTGCTGTCGTTGGTGGTCTACTTCAGATTGCTCTGTTTATGTTCTTGTGTGGTCTAACTGCTGTG TTGTGCGGTGCTAAAACATctgagggagtatttgttgGCACTTTCCTGTCAATGTCATCTACTGCAGTG GTTTCCAAGTTTCTAGTGGAAAAGGGTAGCACAAATGCACTCCATGGTCAAGTTACAATTGGTACCCTTATCCTTCAG GATTGTGCAGTTGGCCTACTTTTTGCTCTCATTCCAGTTCTTGGTGGTTCTAGTAGCTTATTTGGAGGAATGATGTCAATTGGGAAACT GTTGCTTGTACTATCCATATTTGTAACTGTTGCATATATGATGACTTGGTCATTTGTGCCTCGATTCCTAAAACTGATGATTCAGTTATCATCACAG ACAAATGAACTCTATCAGTTGGCTGCAGTTGCCTTTTGCTTGCTGCTAGCCTGG TGCAGTGATTATCTTGGATTGAGTCTTGAACTGGGCTCATTTCTTGCTGGTGTTATGATATCCACCACGGATTTTGCTCATCATACTTTGGAGCAG GTGGAAGCAATCCGTAACTTATTTGCAGCACTCTTCCTCGCAAGCATTGGCATGCTCATACATTTCAAGTTCTTGTGGAATCATGTTGATATATTACTTGCAGCTGTTATACTGGTTATAATAGTTAAGAGTTTAGTCATAACAGTTGTCATAAAAGCATTTGGATACAACATCAGAACAGCTTTCGTT GTTGGCCTATCGTTAGCTCAGATTGGAGAGTTTGCTTTTGTTCTTCTGAGCCGTGCTTCACATCTTCATCTTATTGGG GGGAAAATGTATCTGTTATTACTGGGAACAACTGCTCTTAGCTTG GTAACAACACCCCTCATTTTCAAGCTAATTCCTGTGGTAATGCAACTTGGCATCCTTATGCGTTGGTTCCCCTCAGAAAGTAATGTGCATAATGAG GAAAAAGTAACTATGCTTGAAGTTCACAACAGAACGCTCTAA
- the LOC100833971 gene encoding K(+) efflux antiporter 5 isoform X5 translates to MFGGQNENSDETETVIDKEDNVFVMSNRKTKYPTLQLDLRLIKDLVVIIVSATGGGIIFSCLGQPVIVGYLLAGSLIGPGGLNLISEMVQVETFAQFGVVFLLFALGLEFSLPKLKAVGPVAVVGGLLQIALFMFLCGLTAVLCGAKTSEGVFVGTFLSMSSTAVVSKFLVEKGSTNALHGQVTIGTLILQDCAVGLLFALIPVLGGSSSLFGGMMSIGKLLLVLSIFVTVAYMMTWSFVPRFLKLMIQLSSQTNELYQLAAVAFCLLLAWCSDYLGLSLELGSFLAGVMISTTDFAHHTLEQVEAIRNLFAALFLASIGMLIHFKFLWNHVDILLAAVILVIIVKSLVITVVIKAFGYNIRTAFVVGLSLAQIGEFAFVLLSRASHLHLIGGKMYLLLLGTTALSLVTTPLIFKLIPVVMQLGILMRWFPSESNVHNEVFKGPSMSPQFHDQDILNETNCLYRKK, encoded by the exons ATGTTTGGGGGTCAGAATGAGAATTCTGATGAAACTGAAACTGTGATAGATAAAGAG GATAATGTTTTTGTGATGTCCAATCGTAAAACAAAGTATCCAACACTTCAATTAGATTTAAG ATTGATTAAAGATCTGGTGGTTATAATTGTTTCAGCTACTGGTGGCGGTATCATATTCTCTTGTTTGGGCCAGCCA GTTATTGTTGGCTATCTACTTGCTGGTTCTCTTATTGGACCTGGAGGCTTAAACTTGATCAGTGAAATGGTGCAG GTGGAGACCTTTGCACAGTTTGGTGTGGTGTTTCTTCTTTTCGCTCTTGGCCTTGAGTTTTCATTGCCAAAG TTGAAAGCGGTTGGGCCTGTTGCTGTCGTTGGTGGTCTACTTCAGATTGCTCTGTTTATGTTCTTGTGTGGTCTAACTGCTGTG TTGTGCGGTGCTAAAACATctgagggagtatttgttgGCACTTTCCTGTCAATGTCATCTACTGCAGTG GTTTCCAAGTTTCTAGTGGAAAAGGGTAGCACAAATGCACTCCATGGTCAAGTTACAATTGGTACCCTTATCCTTCAG GATTGTGCAGTTGGCCTACTTTTTGCTCTCATTCCAGTTCTTGGTGGTTCTAGTAGCTTATTTGGAGGAATGATGTCAATTGGGAAACT GTTGCTTGTACTATCCATATTTGTAACTGTTGCATATATGATGACTTGGTCATTTGTGCCTCGATTCCTAAAACTGATGATTCAGTTATCATCACAG ACAAATGAACTCTATCAGTTGGCTGCAGTTGCCTTTTGCTTGCTGCTAGCCTGG TGCAGTGATTATCTTGGATTGAGTCTTGAACTGGGCTCATTTCTTGCTGGTGTTATGATATCCACCACGGATTTTGCTCATCATACTTTGGAGCAG GTGGAAGCAATCCGTAACTTATTTGCAGCACTCTTCCTCGCAAGCATTGGCATGCTCATACATTTCAAGTTCTTGTGGAATCATGTTGATATATTACTTGCAGCTGTTATACTGGTTATAATAGTTAAGAGTTTAGTCATAACAGTTGTCATAAAAGCATTTGGATACAACATCAGAACAGCTTTCGTT GTTGGCCTATCGTTAGCTCAGATTGGAGAGTTTGCTTTTGTTCTTCTGAGCCGTGCTTCACATCTTCATCTTATTGGG GGGAAAATGTATCTGTTATTACTGGGAACAACTGCTCTTAGCTTG GTAACAACACCCCTCATTTTCAAGCTAATTCCTGTGGTAATGCAACTTGGCATCCTTATGCGTTGGTTCCCCTCAGAAAGTAATGTGCATAATGAG GTGTTCAAAGGGCCAAGCATGTCTCCCCAGTTTCATGACCAAGATATACTGAATGAAACAAA CTGCCTTTACAGGAAAAAGTAA
- the LOC100832590 gene encoding uncharacterized protein LOC100832590, translating to MAEEFEMPEFNPRERVRQQISVPFLWEVKPGAPKRDWVISKPVSSVFSCPSPAKLVVSVPFQWEEKPGKPLQEASPLHVQSDHASFSVSSYSLNPFVAEGEEEYSLGFDLEAFGFPDDKKAPGTAEFTDESGRHGNWYSFSDSEDYNNSSGDTSAREFQFPRAPSEQSWEVANDDDQLTNLWSPPRSAFTLEELMMLSRKLGFVEQEFPVDVRKKSLSSLSSVELIKKFLIVCS from the exons ATGGCTGAGGAGTTCGAGATGCCCGAGTTCAATCCAAGGGAACGAGTGAGGCAGCAGATTTCTGTTCCATTTCTCTGGGAGGTGAAGCCTGGAGCTCCAAAAAGGGATTGGGTTATTTCCAAGCCAGTGTCATCAGTCTTCTCATGTCCATCACCGGCAAAGCTTGTTGTCAGTGTGCCATTCCAGTGGGAAGaaaagcctgggaagcctctACAAGAAGCATCACCTCTTCATGTGCAGTCTGATCATGCCAGCTTTTCAGTATCTTCATACTCACTGAATCCGTTTGTGGCCGAAGGCGAGGAAGAGTACTCACTGGGGTTTGATCTGGAAGCGTTTGGGTTTCCTGACGATAAGAAAGCACCTGGTACTGCAGAATTCACAGATGAATCTGGTCGACATGGCAACTGGTACTCATTTTCAGACTCAGAAGACTACAACAACTCCAGTGGAGATACTTCAGCCCGAGAGTTTCAGTTCCCCCGGGCACCGTCGGAGCAAAGCTGGGAGGTGGCCAATGATGATGATCAGCTCACCAACCTGTGGAGCCCTCCGAGGAGTGCGTTTACACTGGAGGAGCTCATGATGCTGAGCCGCAAACTGGGCTTTGTTGAACAAGAGTTCCCGGTTGATGTCAGGAAGAAGAGCCTCTCCTCACTGTCCTCAGTG GAACTCATCAAGAAGTTTTTAATTGTGTGTTCTTAA